One stretch of Leadbetterella byssophila DSM 17132 DNA includes these proteins:
- the map gene encoding type I methionyl aminopeptidase — protein sequence MSISEESELEGMKAVGHAVAYTLSEMRKYAQVGMSTYELDQYGAQIMEKLGAKSAPKLTYGFPGYACISTGGEFCHGIPSKERILTEGELINIDVSAELNGFWADNGCSFVLGEDIHGHQALVNASKEILQKTIKKIKGGVRIADIGHFMEMEAKRYGYKVIRNLGGHGVGRSLHEQPDELMNYKQKDDQRRFRKHSVVAIETFIATHSTIAVELNDGWTMVGNKGGFMAQHEHTLMVTEDQPLIFTEANGIFE from the coding sequence ATGTCTATTTCTGAAGAGTCTGAATTAGAGGGGATGAAAGCAGTAGGCCATGCAGTAGCCTACACCTTGAGTGAAATGAGAAAATATGCCCAAGTGGGCATGAGTACCTACGAATTAGATCAGTATGGTGCACAAATTATGGAGAAATTAGGTGCAAAATCAGCACCTAAACTGACCTACGGTTTCCCGGGATACGCCTGCATCAGTACTGGAGGTGAGTTCTGCCATGGAATTCCATCAAAAGAGAGAATTTTAACTGAAGGTGAACTGATCAATATTGACGTTTCCGCAGAACTAAACGGTTTTTGGGCAGATAATGGATGCTCCTTTGTTTTAGGAGAAGATATCCATGGGCACCAAGCCTTAGTGAATGCCTCCAAAGAAATTCTTCAAAAAACCATTAAGAAAATCAAAGGCGGGGTGAGGATAGCGGATATCGGTCATTTTATGGAGATGGAAGCTAAGAGATACGGTTATAAAGTCATTCGAAATCTGGGAGGACATGGTGTAGGTAGAAGCTTACATGAGCAGCCTGATGAATTGATGAATTACAAACAGAAAGATGATCAAAGAAGATTTCGTAAACACTCCGTAGTAGCTATAGAAACCTTTATCGCTACCCATTCCACTATCGCCGTTGAATTAAATGACGGCTGGACCATGGTGGGTAATAAAGGAGGATTTATGGCTCAACATGAACATACCTTGATGGTGACGGAAGATCAACCTCTGATATTTACAGAAGCTAATGGAATTTTTGAATAG
- a CDS encoding TolC family protein — MRLTTFILIFIGGIANAQSPVLDQYIHQGLESNLALRQQQMEIEKSIKAIEIAKTHFFPQVNFAPTYSVAFGGRKIDIPIGDLLNPVYSTLNALTGTSVFPQVENTSEQMAPMNFHDTKLEIKVPLFNSDIKYNVQLQKQLLLTEEAKKKYLQLELKANIESAYYQYLQALEAIRIFAYAENLAKENVLLNQKLLQHEEVLIDAKLTAEYELSKVQIQKKEAEKNAKVAKAYFNFLLNRNLEENIEADSAFFSQPPLLKPISYFQENALLSRPEFEQLQTGLAAQQTLVSMNEKNALLPTLFLGVNTGFQGFGYTFRNQAYMVGQVGMTWNLYNAGQKKLKIQQSRIGALQWNSKLEEAKKQIEMQIYKAYHDAVQSQEALQSKTLDLNRTKKVHDLVQSRYKNGAALTIEITKAQNDLTAAQLSYTIEKLSTWIKYSELKKASGY, encoded by the coding sequence ATGCGACTTACAACGTTCATTCTTATATTCATAGGGGGAATAGCCAATGCTCAATCACCTGTTTTGGATCAGTATATCCATCAGGGTCTAGAGAGTAATTTAGCACTCCGGCAGCAACAGATGGAAATAGAGAAGTCTATCAAAGCCATTGAGATAGCTAAAACTCATTTTTTTCCGCAGGTCAACTTTGCCCCCACCTATTCCGTAGCATTTGGAGGGCGAAAGATTGACATCCCAATAGGTGATCTTCTTAACCCGGTGTACAGCACCTTAAATGCCTTAACAGGAACTTCCGTTTTTCCGCAAGTAGAGAATACAAGTGAGCAAATGGCTCCCATGAACTTTCACGACACCAAGTTGGAAATCAAGGTTCCTCTTTTCAATAGTGATATAAAATATAATGTGCAGTTGCAAAAACAATTACTACTGACAGAGGAGGCAAAGAAAAAGTATTTACAACTAGAACTAAAAGCTAATATTGAATCAGCTTATTATCAATATCTCCAAGCACTAGAAGCCATTAGGATCTTTGCATACGCAGAAAATTTAGCGAAGGAGAACGTTCTATTAAATCAAAAACTACTTCAACACGAGGAAGTACTTATAGACGCTAAACTCACTGCGGAGTATGAATTAAGTAAGGTGCAGATCCAGAAAAAAGAAGCGGAAAAAAATGCCAAAGTAGCCAAGGCCTATTTCAATTTCCTTCTCAATAGAAACTTAGAAGAAAACATTGAAGCAGACAGTGCCTTCTTTTCTCAGCCTCCGCTTCTAAAGCCCATTTCCTATTTCCAAGAGAATGCTCTATTAAGCAGACCTGAATTTGAACAGTTGCAAACCGGTTTAGCTGCACAGCAGACGTTAGTGAGCATGAATGAAAAAAATGCTCTACTACCTACACTTTTCCTTGGAGTAAATACCGGCTTTCAAGGATTTGGCTACACCTTTCGAAATCAAGCATATATGGTGGGGCAAGTAGGAATGACTTGGAACTTGTATAATGCCGGGCAAAAGAAACTTAAAATTCAACAGTCAAGAATAGGAGCTTTACAATGGAATAGCAAACTGGAAGAAGCGAAAAAACAAATTGAAATGCAGATCTATAAAGCCTACCATGATGCCGTACAAAGTCAAGAGGCTTTGCAAAGTAAAACCTTAGATTTAAACAGAACGAAAAAGGTCCATGATCTTGTTCAATCCCGATATAAAAACGGAGCAGCCTTAACTATAGAAATCACAAAAGCCCAAAATGACCTTACAGCAGCACAGTTGAGTTACACTATAGAAAAATTAAGCACCTGGATAAAATACAGCGAACTTAAAAAGGCCTCTGGCTACTAA
- a CDS encoding IS701 family transposase, giving the protein MCSFRELFEKCLPAFNQLRTFERARTLALGVLSCVGRCTITGMVTASGAQFLDWSATYRLFKGSRMNMSKIFGCIRKEVVLTNGWEHPYIYAHMDDTLLRKRGKKIFGTGWMRDPLGPPFSSNFVWGQRFIQVSLSLLEKGVFGPSRAIPVDFTHCPPVKKPTKGADEQTTATFLQQHKKEKMSAVGLQRILSLREDLNADGFSNKKVVLSVDGSYTNETVIKKLPAGVELIGRIRKDAKLFSPAEVKINQRGRKPYFGRELPTPEQIRQSPEIPYQKIEAWAAGKKRVFEVKTLKNVRWRKSGERNLMLVIIRPVSYRLTKSSKLLYRNPAYLISTSQHIDIQLLVQAYIRRWEIEVGFRDQKTLIGCGQAQVREKTAVEKVPQFISACYAMILLAAHKSNEKKSQQLPGTKWYKNAKRKRITTGDLLNRVRMENWLESVQINLTDFAKLQQKMAKLGKINNPAIEAIFYNRN; this is encoded by the coding sequence ATTTGTTCTTTTCGGGAATTATTTGAAAAGTGCTTACCAGCGTTTAATCAACTTAGAACCTTTGAGCGAGCTCGGACTCTTGCTTTAGGTGTTTTATCGTGTGTTGGCCGATGTACTATTACGGGAATGGTAACGGCCAGTGGTGCTCAGTTCTTGGACTGGTCGGCTACCTATCGCCTTTTTAAGGGCAGCCGAATGAATATGAGCAAGATATTTGGCTGTATACGCAAAGAAGTAGTACTTACTAACGGTTGGGAGCATCCTTATATTTATGCTCATATGGACGATACATTACTACGTAAACGAGGAAAGAAAATCTTCGGAACGGGTTGGATGCGTGATCCACTTGGTCCGCCATTTAGCAGTAATTTTGTGTGGGGGCAGCGTTTTATTCAAGTGTCTTTATCGCTACTAGAAAAGGGAGTGTTTGGGCCTTCTCGAGCAATTCCTGTTGACTTTACCCATTGTCCACCAGTAAAAAAGCCTACTAAAGGCGCTGACGAGCAAACCACAGCTACTTTTTTGCAACAACACAAGAAAGAGAAGATGAGTGCAGTAGGTCTGCAGCGTATCCTCTCTCTGAGAGAAGATTTAAATGCGGACGGTTTTTCTAATAAGAAAGTGGTGTTAAGTGTTGATGGTAGTTACACCAACGAAACGGTAATAAAAAAGCTGCCAGCCGGAGTGGAATTAATAGGGAGAATAAGAAAAGATGCAAAGCTATTTTCTCCTGCCGAAGTAAAAATAAATCAAAGGGGAAGAAAACCTTATTTTGGAAGAGAGTTACCTACACCAGAACAAATACGGCAAAGTCCAGAAATACCATACCAAAAGATAGAAGCATGGGCAGCAGGTAAAAAACGAGTCTTTGAGGTGAAAACACTAAAAAATGTTAGGTGGAGGAAATCCGGGGAGCGAAACCTGATGCTAGTCATTATTCGTCCAGTTAGTTACCGACTTACAAAAAGCTCCAAATTACTTTACCGAAACCCTGCCTATCTAATTTCTACCTCCCAGCATATAGATATCCAATTACTTGTACAGGCTTATATTAGAAGGTGGGAAATAGAGGTAGGCTTTCGTGATCAAAAAACATTGATCGGCTGCGGACAGGCACAAGTGCGTGAGAAAACAGCTGTCGAGAAAGTGCCCCAATTTATATCAGCATGTTACGCAATGATCTTACTGGCAGCTCACAAATCAAACGAAAAAAAATCGCAGCAACTTCCAGGAACTAAATGGTACAAAAACGCAAAAAGAAAAAGAATTACCACAGGAGATTTACTCAATCGTGTGAGAATGGAAAACTGGCTTGAAAGTGTACAAATTAATTTAACCGACTTCGCAAAACTCCAACAAAAAATGGCAAAGTTGGGTAAAATCAACAATCCAGCAATCGAAGCTATATTTTACAACAGAAATTAG
- a CDS encoding TetR/AcrR family transcriptional regulator gives MGISDRKEREKEEMRRRILDSAKKLFLEMGYEKTSIRGIADDIEYSPATIYLYFKDKNELLYVLHQEAFVEFGKTFEKVAHLETAFEKLIQLGYEYLNFAFSNPELYELMFLLTAPMETLEIRDDVWEEGKNVYFALENLVAQCQEEGHFKNANVPELSMMIWATVHGLVTLQLRKRCGMFSEEEKESRIQGGLNSLIQVLKAY, from the coding sequence ATGGGAATATCTGATAGAAAAGAGAGAGAGAAGGAGGAGATGCGTAGAAGGATATTGGACTCTGCAAAGAAGCTATTCTTGGAAATGGGTTATGAAAAAACCAGTATTCGGGGAATAGCAGATGACATAGAATATAGTCCTGCTACGATCTACCTATATTTCAAGGACAAGAACGAACTACTTTATGTACTTCATCAAGAGGCATTTGTGGAATTTGGAAAAACCTTTGAAAAGGTAGCCCATTTAGAGACGGCCTTTGAGAAGTTAATCCAGCTAGGGTATGAGTACCTCAACTTTGCATTTTCAAATCCAGAATTGTATGAGCTCATGTTCTTACTCACTGCTCCAATGGAGACTTTGGAAATAAGAGATGATGTTTGGGAAGAAGGTAAGAATGTGTACTTCGCACTAGAAAATCTTGTAGCCCAGTGCCAGGAAGAAGGCCATTTTAAGAATGCGAATGTCCCCGAGCTATCCATGATGATCTGGGCTACTGTTCATGGATTAGTCACTCTTCAACTTCGCAAAAGATGCGGTATGTTTTCAGAAGAAGAAAAAGAATCTCGTATTCAAGGCGGCCTAAACAGTCTTATTCAAGTTTTAAAAGCCTATTAA
- a CDS encoding efflux RND transporter periplasmic adaptor subunit, translating to MKKISLLLLIFTACQNPDKQKTEDKVLQAVKVAQVAQLTFHENIQSTGMLSSKNEIKLAFKTGGVIKRCHVEEGQYVKAGQLLAELDLSEIDAQVNQAQIGYEKAKRDFERVEKLFQDQAATRTLLNDAKSGLDIAQQTLDAAKFNLKLSKIYAPVSGRILMKLAEQGELIAPLHPMFIMGSGEQAYTVKVGLTDRDLVKVAPRDPAEIRLDAYPEEVFTGKVRQIAQMITPTTGTYEVEIDLAPVNKRLVSGFVARVNIKTKNMTETLAIPVEALVNAQADKADVYLVNNGKAERRQIQIGKLYGNSVAIKGGLKLGETIITHGSGFVSNGDSVLVP from the coding sequence ATGAAAAAGATTAGCTTATTACTCTTAATTTTTACAGCTTGCCAAAACCCCGACAAGCAAAAAACAGAAGACAAAGTTCTACAAGCGGTAAAAGTGGCACAGGTAGCCCAGCTCACTTTCCATGAAAACATCCAATCCACCGGAATGCTAAGTTCAAAGAATGAAATTAAGTTAGCATTCAAAACCGGAGGTGTGATCAAAAGATGTCATGTAGAAGAAGGTCAGTATGTTAAGGCCGGCCAACTACTAGCAGAATTGGATTTATCAGAAATTGACGCTCAGGTAAATCAAGCCCAAATAGGTTATGAAAAAGCCAAAAGAGATTTTGAACGTGTAGAGAAATTATTCCAAGACCAAGCCGCTACAAGAACCTTGTTAAATGATGCTAAAAGTGGTTTGGACATAGCTCAACAAACTTTAGATGCTGCAAAATTTAATTTAAAACTATCCAAAATCTATGCTCCGGTTTCTGGCAGAATTCTGATGAAACTTGCCGAACAGGGTGAATTAATAGCTCCACTCCACCCTATGTTCATCATGGGCAGTGGAGAACAAGCCTATACTGTCAAAGTAGGCCTAACAGATAGAGATCTTGTTAAAGTGGCTCCTAGAGATCCTGCAGAAATCAGACTTGATGCATATCCTGAAGAAGTATTTACAGGGAAGGTCCGACAAATAGCACAAATGATCACTCCAACTACCGGAACATACGAAGTGGAGATTGATCTAGCTCCTGTAAATAAAAGACTTGTTTCCGGTTTTGTAGCTCGAGTAAACATCAAGACGAAGAACATGACGGAAACACTGGCTATACCGGTAGAAGCCCTTGTGAATGCTCAAGCGGATAAAGCAGACGTATACCTAGTTAATAATGGGAAAGCCGAAAGGAGACAAATCCAAATAGGTAAACTATATGGAAATAGTGTGGCAATAAAGGGAGGGTTGAAACTAGGTGAGACCATTATCACCCATGGAAGCGGTTTTGTATCAAACGGAGACTCAGTTTTAGTGCCATGA
- a CDS encoding efflux RND transporter permease subunit, translating to MRITSFSVKNHQFTVIIFIMIMAIGISSLMKMPKAEDPAMRATFNNIIVVYPGTSPEDMEELVVDPIEEKLASLGEIKKIVSHAANGVASVVVEFDFKADEKEKNNEVLREVNALRNKLPQDIYSIDVVKVTPETVNIIQVGLLSESASYYELDQQAKALKDELKKIKGIKDIDIHAVPKRQVRIDLNTERMASFKIPLAQVMNLIQSENLNIPAGSIEVGERRINVKTSGSYSHLEEIGRTIVSTTGQNLTYLKDIADIYFDYEENHYLARLNGKRAIFLTASQKYGTNIFEIDSKISPIIEDFEKKLPANIQLEKSFDQAKSVSKRLKGLGRDFGIAILLVLITLIPLGIRASVIVMISIPLSLAIGLAGIDLLGYSINQLSVVGLIISLGLLVDDSIVVVENIARYLREGYSRKDAAIEGTKQISMAVLGCTATLILAFLPLTFLPEASGDFIRSLPMAVIMTVLASLFISLTIVPFLASILMPKEEKEEGNRVLQLMNRVIDGSYQKILHWSLLNPIKTLGIAILLFVGSILLIPVIGITVFPKSEKPQFLINIETPLGTSIAQTDSAVRYTESLLAESSLVKNYAANVGKDNPRIYYNIVPKGGTATNYGQIFVQLHEGTSVPVRTQFINELREKLNKYPGARIKALEFEQGAPVEAPLTTRIYGENLDTLKTLAEQVESLYKQTEGTIYVNNPISNRTTDLRVKINKEKAGLFGIPTFEIDRHIRMAISGFPIGNFRDENGENNELLLSLPRNGAVSADVFDRIFVPAGNGAQIPLSQLATLEFESSSNRIQHYNQARFTSVSSFVKEGYTTAETLQKFKSKIEELKFPKGYSYQLAGEEEQKAETFGGLGTIIIITIFGILAVLILEFKTFKSSFIVLSVIPLGVIGAVGILFLTGNTMSFTAVVGIIALAGIEVKNSILLVDYTNYLRKEEGLSIDEAIEKAGKTRFIPIVLTTLTAIGGLMPLVLEHSPLYSPLALVIIGGLISSLVLTRIVTPVMYKLLPPKIE from the coding sequence ATGAGAATTACCAGCTTTTCTGTAAAAAATCATCAGTTTACGGTCATCATATTTATTATGATTATGGCCATAGGGATAAGCTCCCTGATGAAGATGCCAAAGGCAGAAGACCCTGCTATGCGGGCTACCTTTAATAATATCATTGTGGTATATCCCGGTACTAGTCCAGAGGATATGGAGGAACTAGTGGTAGACCCTATAGAAGAGAAATTAGCCTCTTTAGGTGAAATCAAAAAAATAGTTTCTCATGCGGCAAATGGAGTGGCCAGTGTAGTGGTAGAATTTGATTTCAAGGCTGATGAAAAAGAAAAAAATAATGAAGTCCTACGAGAAGTAAATGCCCTGAGAAACAAATTACCTCAGGATATTTATTCCATAGATGTGGTCAAAGTAACTCCGGAAACGGTTAACATTATACAAGTAGGTCTACTATCTGAGTCTGCATCCTATTATGAACTAGACCAGCAAGCTAAAGCACTTAAGGATGAACTTAAGAAGATTAAGGGAATCAAGGATATTGACATTCATGCCGTTCCTAAAAGACAGGTAAGAATAGACTTGAACACAGAAAGGATGGCAAGTTTTAAGATTCCTTTAGCTCAAGTTATGAACCTAATCCAGTCGGAAAACTTGAACATTCCTGCAGGATCTATTGAAGTTGGGGAAAGGAGAATCAATGTGAAGACTTCTGGAAGTTATAGCCATCTAGAGGAAATAGGCAGAACTATAGTTAGTACCACCGGACAAAACTTGACCTATCTGAAAGATATAGCTGACATCTACTTTGATTATGAAGAAAATCATTATTTAGCCCGACTTAATGGTAAGCGTGCTATTTTCCTTACAGCAAGTCAAAAATACGGAACCAATATTTTTGAAATTGATAGTAAGATCAGTCCGATCATTGAGGACTTCGAAAAGAAGCTACCAGCGAATATTCAATTAGAGAAGAGTTTTGACCAGGCTAAAAGTGTATCCAAGAGATTAAAGGGCCTTGGCAGAGATTTCGGAATAGCCATACTGTTAGTACTGATCACCTTAATCCCCTTAGGGATCAGAGCATCCGTGATCGTAATGATCTCCATACCCCTTTCACTCGCTATTGGTTTAGCGGGTATAGATTTATTGGGATATTCCATCAATCAATTGTCAGTGGTAGGTCTCATCATCTCACTGGGCTTATTGGTGGATGACTCCATAGTGGTAGTTGAAAACATAGCGCGTTATCTACGTGAGGGCTATTCCAGAAAAGACGCAGCCATTGAAGGAACCAAACAGATTTCCATGGCGGTTCTAGGATGTACAGCTACCTTAATTCTCGCCTTTCTTCCATTAACCTTCTTACCAGAGGCTTCAGGAGATTTTATCCGAAGCTTACCAATGGCCGTGATCATGACGGTACTAGCATCCTTATTTATCTCTTTGACCATAGTACCATTTCTAGCAAGCATTCTGATGCCGAAAGAAGAGAAGGAGGAGGGTAACAGAGTTTTACAGTTGATGAACCGCGTGATTGACGGATCATATCAAAAGATTCTGCACTGGTCATTACTTAATCCTATCAAAACATTAGGCATAGCCATTTTACTGTTTGTGGGTAGCATCTTGCTAATACCTGTGATAGGAATTACAGTGTTTCCAAAATCTGAGAAGCCTCAATTTCTCATTAATATTGAAACTCCATTAGGAACTTCCATTGCCCAAACGGATTCTGCCGTACGATACACGGAAAGTCTATTAGCCGAGAGTTCACTTGTGAAGAACTATGCAGCAAATGTGGGGAAAGATAATCCTAGGATCTATTATAATATAGTTCCAAAGGGAGGGACAGCCACTAATTATGGGCAAATCTTTGTACAGTTGCATGAGGGCACCTCCGTGCCCGTTCGCACTCAGTTCATTAATGAGTTAAGAGAAAAACTCAACAAATACCCAGGTGCCAGAATTAAGGCCTTGGAATTTGAGCAAGGTGCTCCTGTTGAAGCCCCATTGACCACCCGTATATATGGGGAAAACCTGGACACATTGAAAACTTTAGCTGAGCAGGTAGAGTCTCTCTATAAGCAAACGGAAGGGACCATCTACGTGAATAATCCCATTAGCAATAGAACTACAGATCTAAGGGTAAAAATAAACAAAGAAAAAGCGGGTTTATTCGGCATACCTACATTTGAAATCGACAGGCATATCCGTATGGCGATATCAGGCTTCCCTATTGGAAACTTTAGAGACGAAAATGGGGAAAACAATGAGCTTTTACTAAGTCTTCCAAGAAATGGAGCGGTTAGTGCAGATGTCTTTGACAGGATTTTTGTACCGGCTGGAAACGGAGCACAGATCCCACTCAGTCAATTAGCTACTTTGGAATTTGAAAGCTCGTCTAATAGGATACAGCACTATAATCAAGCTCGCTTTACTTCCGTTTCCTCCTTTGTGAAAGAAGGCTACACTACGGCTGAGACCCTTCAGAAGTTTAAATCCAAAATAGAAGAGCTGAAGTTTCCAAAAGGTTATTCCTATCAATTGGCAGGAGAGGAAGAACAAAAGGCGGAAACATTTGGAGGATTGGGAACCATCATCATCATCACCATATTTGGAATATTGGCGGTACTGATTTTAGAATTCAAAACCTTCAAGTCCTCATTTATAGTCTTGTCTGTAATTCCACTAGGGGTTATTGGCGCGGTGGGGATACTGTTCCTAACGGGAAACACCATGTCCTTTACAGCAGTGGTAGGGATCATTGCTTTGGCAGGTATAGAAGTAAAGAACTCCATACTGCTGGTGGATTATACTAACTACCTGAGAAAAGAGGAGGGATTGAGTATTGACGAAGCCATTGAGAAAGCGGGTAAAACCAGATTTATACCGATAGTATTAACCACTCTCACGGCCATTGGGGGGTTGATGCCTTTGGTATTAGAACATTCTCCTCTGTATTCTCCTTTGGCATTAGTAATCATAGGAGGCTTAATATCTTCTCTGGTATTAACAAGGATAGTAACACCTGTGATGTACAAATTACTTCCACCTAAAATAGAATAG